The following coding sequences are from one Gigantopelta aegis isolate Gae_Host chromosome 15, Gae_host_genome, whole genome shotgun sequence window:
- the LOC121390028 gene encoding uncharacterized protein LOC121390028, translating to MLLEVVLAVVVLALTVVIWTVVKSKRVNIEDLEINGTRRPLGRFEKFMAKGHGSNATIAHACIVSSKHPLSSGQVQKAAEMLTDRYQLLRSRVDDSDPEKPCFVPMDNFTVPMKTVDSTSWQDVLEERVMARYNTTTGPLWSVSFLPKVQYKVGLDSEVEDAEYPFLCGVVFGFHHVIIDGCSRIRLADHFLTYLDDVIKGVDTHVEPMKMLPAMEYYTADEITPSFFFQVIDFAMKCLITVPGVHSVFLVLFGQRNVYTEKCGLEEDKNPNVGKKTCIIPMEFSREDTSRLLTKCRENNATVYGAVQTSVSLAFAKLLQGGEITKEMELPVGCTINLRPFIKDTPVPADCLGSYFAPMRIKQTIKPLQIQKSHDDFWKMASQVTELIKNAQKQGPAQNFKKYTSLMAHLNLFKDRRCPVISALTNLGNCKFLERTLQSEVKFRAMHSCTPEHDSGPIFSTRVITFNGQLFWTICYYTNVTSRERAIEFADLVKETLKEALT from the coding sequence ATGCTGTTGGAAGTCGTACTGGCTGTGGTGGTCCTGGCATTAACAGTGGTGATATGGACTGTGGTGAAATCCAAACGCGTGAACATAGAGGACCTGGAGATAAACGGCACGAGACGACCTTTGGGGAGATTTGAGAAATTTATGGCGAAAGGTCATGGGTCCAATGCAACCATAGCGCATGCGTGTATCGTGTCATCGAAACATCCTTTATCGTCGGGTCAAGTCCAAAAGGCAGCAGAGATGTTGACCGATCGTTACCAACTGCTACGCTCGCGTGTTGATGACTCCGATCCTGAAAAACCATGTTTCGTGCCTATGGATAATTTTACAGTTCCCATGAAAACGGTTGATTCCACTTCCTGGCAGGATGTTCTGGAAGAACGTGTGATGGCAAGATACAACACGACAACTGGTCCGCTCTGGTCTGTTAGTTTTCTGCCCAAAGTTCAGTACAAAGTAGGACTGGATTCTGAAGTGGAAGATGCAGAATATCCATTTCTGTGTGGCGTCGTGTTTGGTTTTCATCACGTGATCATCGATGGCTGCTCTCGTATTCGACTGGCTGACCATTTTCTGACGTATCTAGATGACGTCATCAAAGGAGTAGATACACATGTGGAACCAATGAAAATGCTACCCGCCATGGAATATTATACAGCTGATGAAATAACCCCTAGTTTTTTCTTTCAGGTAATTGACTTTGCTATGAAGTGTCTCATTACTGTACCAGGGGTCCATAGTGTCTTCCTAGTGCTCTTTGGACAGAGAAATGTTTACACAGAGAAATGTGGCTTGGAAGAGGACAAAAATCCTAATGTTGGTAAGAAAACCTGCATAATCCCCATGGAGTTTTCACGGGAAGACACAAGCAGGCTTTTGACGAAATGTAGAGAAAACAACGCTACCGTTTATGGAGCTGTCCAAACGTCCGTGTCGCTGGCATTTGCAAAGCTCTTGCAAGGAGGGGAGATAACCAAAGAGATGGAATTACCAGTTGGCTGCACCATCAACTTAAGACCTTTCATTAAAGATACTCCAGTTCCCGCAGACTGCCTTGGTTCATATTTTGCGCCCATGCGCATTAAGCAAACCATCAAACCCTTACAGATTCAGAAGTCGCATGATGACTTTTGGAAAATGGCGTCACAGGTAACCGAGTTGATAAAGAATGCGCAGAAACAAGGACCTGctcaaaactttaaaaagtaCACTAGTCTCATGGCCCACTTGAACCTGTTTAAAGACCGTAGATGCCCGGTGATCTCAGCACTTACCAACCTCGGCAATTGCAAATTCCTGGAACGAACTCTTCAAAGTGAGGTGAAATTTCGGGCCATGCATTCATGTACTCCAGAGCACGACTCTGGCCCTATATTCTCAACTAGGGTCATCACGTTTAATGGACAGCTGTTCTGGACCATCTGCTATTACACCAATGTAACAAGCAGAGAGCGAGCGATAGAATTCGCAGACTTAGTCAAAGAAACTTTGAAAGAAGCCCTAACGTGA